A segment of the Gemmatimonadaceae bacterium genome:
CGCTTCAAGACAGTCCCTGTGCTCGTCGTCTGGATCATTCTGCAAGTCAAGCTCTGGGCGACCCAGTGCTCAGTGTCTCACTCGATACATGCTGTACACGCAACCGCCGTCGATCACTCGTGACGTGACGAGCTCGAGTCCAACGCGGTGCGATGGATCGAGAAACATCGGTACGCCGGCGCCGAGCAGCACCGGATGCACATTCATCCCGACTTCATCGACGACATTCGCCTCGAACAGCGAGCGAGCGAAGTCCCCGCCGCCCATGAGGCAAATATCCTTCCCGGCGCGCTGCTTGAGGTCGCGCACGAATGCACCGGCGTCTCCGCGGACGACCTCCGCGCCCTTGGCGTCGAGTGAGTTGAGCGTTCGCGAAAAGACGTAGGTCCCGATCTTCGACAGACCGCCCATGCCGCCGCCCATCCTCACGGCCTGGTCCCAGGTTTTCCGTCCCATGAGAATCGCGTCGACCGACTTCCAGTAATCGCGCATGATCTCGTTCACGTCGCGGCTCGATTGCAGCCAGTCGATCTCGCCGTTGTTGCCGGC
Coding sequences within it:
- a CDS encoding dihydrofolate reductase family protein; protein product: MRRVTYGAACSLDGFIAGNNGEIDWLQSSRDVNEIMRDYWKSVDAILMGRKTWDQAVRMGGGMGGLSKIGTYVFSRTLNSLDAKGAEVVRGDAGAFVRDLKQRAGKDICLMGGGDFARSLFEANVVDEVGMNVHPVLLGAGVPMFLDPSHRVGLELVTSRVIDGGCVYSMYRVRH